One genomic segment of Anaerobiospirillum thomasii includes these proteins:
- a CDS encoding MFS transporter, which yields MADKKISYKENYLIMFGHMADDMCQGALPAILTFMYQEGKLNSYADIAYLITATTIINAIAQPITGYLSDKKPRPYIMTVGMLIAALGIMFLGFMDSMLFMIIAVAVNGLGVAIFHPSAGKLANVFAGKNVGKGMSIFSVGGNIGYAIGPVYFTLFYSFMGLSASVMIMLPAAIMAIIFSMRSRRYNVYSRKAEIRRINKIKSGDAKENYAGTFILLLLVFARSAAMFSLTTFLPLYFISILDVSDKISTISVTIFAMAGAIATFFGGPLADRFGFTQIVRVSSFLAIPFAFIFIYTHNIYAALLMLIPLSVFYYAGMSPIVVIGQKLLCNHVGMATGLTIGLGISFGGLIAPVIGSIGDNYGIWYAMLTVAFILVIAALTSLLVPVVNQRQTKAS from the coding sequence ATGGCCGATAAAAAAATAAGCTATAAAGAGAATTATCTGATTATGTTTGGGCACATGGCCGATGACATGTGCCAGGGCGCCCTGCCTGCCATATTGACCTTTATGTATCAGGAGGGCAAATTAAATTCATATGCAGATATAGCCTATCTTATTACAGCCACCACTATCATAAATGCTATAGCTCAGCCTATAACTGGCTATCTGTCTGATAAAAAGCCACGCCCATATATTATGACTGTAGGTATGCTTATTGCTGCCTTAGGTATTATGTTCCTTGGCTTTATGGACAGCATGCTCTTTATGATTATTGCCGTAGCTGTAAACGGTCTTGGTGTGGCTATATTCCACCCAAGTGCCGGCAAGCTGGCCAATGTCTTTGCCGGTAAAAATGTAGGCAAGGGCATGAGTATCTTCTCTGTAGGTGGCAATATAGGTTATGCCATTGGTCCTGTCTACTTTACTCTGTTCTATTCATTTATGGGTCTGTCTGCCTCGGTCATGATTATGCTGCCTGCTGCCATTATGGCCATCATCTTCTCCATGAGATCACGCAGGTATAATGTCTACTCAAGAAAGGCAGAGATAAGACGCATCAATAAAATTAAAAGCGGAGATGCCAAGGAGAATTATGCAGGCACCTTTATTTTGCTTCTGCTCGTCTTTGCTAGATCTGCTGCCATGTTCTCTCTTACAACATTTTTACCGCTGTACTTTATCAGCATACTTGATGTATCTGATAAAATCTCAACCATATCTGTAACCATCTTTGCTATGGCCGGCGCTATTGCTACCTTCTTTGGCGGTCCTCTTGCAGATCGTTTTGGCTTTACACAGATTGTAAGAGTGAGCTCTTTTTTAGCTATACCTTTTGCTTTTATCTTTATCTACACACACAATATCTATGCAGCCCTGCTTATGCTTATACCTCTGTCAGTATTCTATTATGCAGGTATGTCCCCTATTGTGGTTATAGGACAAAAGCTTCTGTGCAATCATGTGGGCATGGCCACAGGTCTGACTATAGGTCTTGGTATTTCCTTTGGTGGCCTTATAGCCCCGGTTATAGGCTCAATTGGTGATAACTATGGCATATGGTATGCAATGCTTACTGTAGCCTTTATTCTGGTTATAGCAGCCCTGACTTCACTTTTAGTGCCTGTTGTAAATCAGAGGCAGACTAAAGCCTCATAG
- the prlC gene encoding oligopeptidase A has protein sequence MQNPLNKITGLPSFSQVKPEHIKEAVSAAIENCKNTVISTVDKNQDNPTWDNVIAPIEEADDRFSKIWSVVSHLNSVMNTDELRAAYEECLPMISDYSTFVGQYRPLYDVMVKIKNSDAFGLMTKAQRKSVENSIRDFVLTGVGLEEKAQKRFGEISQKLSLLQSKFANNVLDATYDYIKHVSDKNELEGLPQGVLNLASSEAKKRDLEGYVFTLEMPSYLPLLTYADNRALRQEMYEAYNTRASELGPSANKFDNTSIIDEILKLRQEEAQILGFKSYAHLSLATKMAKEPEEVIDFLTDLADKSLAQGRKEIEALECFAKENGVDKLEPWDVAYYSEKLRQKEYAYNAEELRPYFPVDKVIHGLFECAQRVYSISFRNRFGVDTWHEDVECYDVYDEFGSKIGTFYLDLYARSGKRGGAWMDECQSRRYRMDGALQLPVAYLVCNFTPPINGRQSQLTHDEVVTLFHEFGHGLNQLLTRIDIADVSGINGVPWDAVELPSQFNENFAWEEEVLSFLSSHSTTHEPLPKDKLESLIKAKNFHSALSMLRQLTFALFDFRIHFEYKDDGKSHVYEILNDVVSKYQVTPRYDNSRFPNSFNHIFAGGYAAGYYSYKWAEVLAADAFGRFEEDGIFNKETGLAFRDHIMASGGAEDPMVSFTAFRGRKPKVDALLIKSGINYK, from the coding sequence ATGCAAAATCCTTTAAATAAAATAACAGGTCTGCCATCTTTTTCACAGGTTAAGCCTGAGCATATAAAAGAGGCCGTCAGCGCTGCCATTGAAAACTGCAAGAATACAGTTATTAGCACAGTGGATAAGAATCAGGATAATCCTACATGGGATAATGTCATAGCACCTATAGAGGAGGCTGATGATCGCTTTTCTAAAATATGGTCTGTAGTTTCCCATTTAAACAGTGTCATGAATACAGATGAGTTACGAGCAGCCTATGAAGAATGTCTGCCTATGATCTCTGACTATTCAACCTTTGTAGGTCAGTACAGGCCTCTTTATGATGTAATGGTCAAAATTAAAAATTCAGATGCCTTTGGACTTATGACCAAGGCACAGAGAAAGTCAGTAGAAAACAGCATACGTGACTTTGTGCTCACCGGTGTGGGGCTTGAGGAAAAGGCCCAAAAGAGATTTGGTGAAATCTCTCAAAAGCTGTCACTGCTGCAGTCTAAGTTTGCCAACAATGTGCTCGATGCCACCTATGATTATATAAAGCATGTCAGCGATAAAAATGAACTTGAGGGCTTACCTCAGGGGGTGCTGAATCTTGCATCTAGTGAAGCTAAAAAGCGCGATCTTGAAGGTTATGTATTTACCCTTGAGATGCCATCCTATCTGCCTCTTTTAACCTATGCCGATAACAGAGCATTAAGACAGGAGATGTATGAGGCCTATAATACCAGAGCCTCAGAGTTAGGCCCTAGTGCTAACAAGTTTGACAATACCTCAATTATTGATGAGATCTTAAAGCTGCGTCAGGAAGAGGCACAGATTTTAGGTTTTAAGAGCTATGCCCATCTGTCTTTAGCTACCAAGATGGCAAAGGAGCCTGAAGAGGTTATAGACTTTTTAACCGATCTTGCCGATAAGTCTTTAGCTCAGGGTAGGAAAGAAATTGAGGCTCTTGAGTGCTTTGCCAAAGAAAATGGCGTGGATAAGCTTGAGCCTTGGGATGTTGCCTATTACTCAGAGAAGTTAAGACAAAAAGAGTATGCCTACAATGCCGAAGAGCTGCGTCCTTATTTCCCTGTGGACAAAGTTATTCACGGCCTGTTTGAGTGTGCTCAGAGAGTATATTCGATAAGCTTTAGAAACCGCTTTGGTGTAGATACATGGCATGAGGATGTAGAGTGCTATGATGTCTATGATGAATTTGGCTCCAAGATTGGTACTTTCTATCTTGATTTATATGCAAGATCAGGTAAAAGAGGTGGCGCCTGGATGGATGAGTGTCAGAGCCGCCGCTATCGTATGGATGGTGCTCTGCAGCTGCCTGTTGCCTATCTGGTGTGCAATTTCACTCCTCCTATCAATGGCCGTCAGTCACAGCTGACACATGATGAGGTGGTTACACTATTCCATGAGTTTGGTCATGGCTTAAATCAGCTTTTAACCCGCATTGATATTGCAGATGTTTCAGGTATCAACGGTGTGCCTTGGGATGCTGTGGAGCTGCCAAGTCAGTTCAATGAAAACTTTGCCTGGGAAGAGGAGGTTTTATCATTCCTTTCATCCCATAGTACAACTCATGAGCCACTGCCAAAGGATAAACTTGAGTCACTTATCAAGGCTAAGAACTTCCATTCTGCCTTATCTATGTTGCGTCAGCTGACTTTTGCGCTGTTTGACTTTAGAATTCATTTTGAATACAAAGATGATGGAAAGTCCCATGTCTATGAAATTCTAAATGATGTTGTCTCAAAATATCAGGTAACTCCTCGTTATGACAACTCAAGATTCCCAAACAGCTTCAATCATATCTTTGCAGGTGGATATGCTGCAGGCTATTACAGCTATAAGTGGGCTGAGGTATTAGCTGCCGATGCTTTTGGCCGTTTTGAAGAGGACGGAATCTTCAACAAGGAGACAGGACTTGCCTTTAGAGATCATATTATGGCCTCGGGCGGTGCTGAAGATCCTATGGTTTCATTTACAGCCTTCAGAGGCAGAAAACCTAAGGTTGATGCTCTGCTTATAAAGAGCGGTATCAATTACAAATAA
- a CDS encoding aminopeptidase P family protein, which translates to MTEQIETDNYAERLSLLIDSMHQKKLDALILNHDDEYLSHDLTDDCQRIAYLTGFTGSAGIVCIVNTQKDSNIVKEPITLKNLQDNDITIQGKAAVFVDGRYQVQVTKQVDTQIYDTINIKELDIATYLGAILPKNAIVGIDTNCINYKSFLKIQKSLNEHDLTLAKINGNLVDLIWEDRPQRVISKVQIYPDEYNGMPSLHKRQNLAREIRRLGLDATIITSPESICWLLNIRGRDRKNLPVINCRLVAYSNEALEWYIDEDHLDDNIQGELENHFGHVDIFPESRFDDVLERLCSSSCTVYIDPASTTAHMMLKLLEGGANVVEGLGLCELPKACKNPIEIAGEHKAHIKDGIAMCRFLAWLDEITALDNHIDIESYKRRVGDINEEELSDRAEGFRKVEGDYLEPSFDTISAIGANGAMCHYNHAEASEIKYLGDDATYLIDSGAHYLEGTTDITRTVQVGPEVSDEFKQMYTTVLKCHIALSTTIFPKGTSGLQLDAIARRPLWDLGLDYDHGTGHGVGHLLCVHEGPQVISSKQSTVPLEAGMVVSIEPGFYKEGEYGIRLENLVAVEQCNIPGFTDMLCFAPLTLVPFDSRLIVREMLMAKEREWLNNYHQRVYTMIKTAGTTMSDIEITWLSEACKAI; encoded by the coding sequence ATGACTGAACAAATAGAAACTGATAACTATGCAGAGAGACTGTCTCTTTTAATCGACTCCATGCATCAGAAAAAACTTGATGCACTGATTTTAAATCATGATGATGAATATCTCTCTCACGATCTGACTGATGACTGTCAGCGCATAGCATATCTGACAGGATTTACAGGCTCAGCCGGTATTGTCTGCATTGTCAATACACAAAAAGACAGCAATATAGTAAAAGAGCCTATCACTCTTAAAAACCTGCAGGATAATGACATTACCATACAGGGTAAGGCTGCAGTATTTGTTGACGGCCGCTATCAGGTTCAGGTCACCAAGCAGGTCGATACTCAAATATATGACACCATTAATATCAAAGAACTTGATATTGCTACATATTTAGGTGCGATACTGCCTAAAAATGCCATTGTTGGTATAGATACCAACTGCATTAACTACAAAAGCTTTTTAAAGATCCAAAAAAGCCTTAACGAGCATGATCTGACTTTAGCCAAGATAAACGGCAATCTTGTCGATCTGATCTGGGAGGACAGACCGCAGAGAGTTATTTCCAAAGTACAAATCTACCCTGATGAGTACAATGGCATGCCAAGTCTTCACAAAAGACAGAATCTGGCCCGTGAAATAAGACGTCTTGGTCTTGATGCCACCATTATCACCTCACCTGAGAGTATATGCTGGCTGCTTAACATTAGAGGCCGCGACAGAAAAAATCTGCCTGTTATCAACTGCCGTCTTGTAGCCTATTCCAATGAGGCTCTTGAGTGGTATATAGATGAGGATCATCTTGATGACAATATACAAGGTGAGCTTGAAAACCACTTTGGACATGTGGATATATTCCCAGAGAGCAGATTTGATGATGTGCTTGAAAGATTATGCTCCTCAAGCTGTACTGTATATATAGATCCAGCCTCAACCACTGCCCATATGATGTTAAAGCTTTTAGAAGGCGGTGCCAATGTGGTTGAAGGTCTTGGACTGTGTGAACTGCCAAAGGCCTGTAAAAACCCTATTGAAATTGCAGGAGAGCACAAAGCCCATATCAAAGACGGCATAGCCATGTGCCGCTTTTTAGCCTGGCTTGATGAAATTACCGCTCTTGACAACCACATAGATATTGAAAGCTATAAACGCCGTGTAGGTGATATCAATGAAGAGGAGCTATCTGACAGAGCCGAGGGTTTTAGAAAGGTAGAAGGTGACTACCTTGAGCCATCATTTGATACTATATCAGCCATAGGTGCCAATGGTGCCATGTGTCACTACAATCATGCCGAGGCATCTGAGATCAAATATCTTGGAGATGATGCAACCTATCTTATAGATTCAGGCGCCCACTATCTTGAGGGTACAACCGATATTACAAGAACAGTACAGGTAGGCCCTGAGGTCAGTGATGAATTCAAACAGATGTACACAACTGTGCTAAAGTGCCATATTGCTCTTAGCACCACCATCTTCCCCAAGGGCACATCAGGATTGCAGCTTGATGCCATAGCAAGACGCCCGCTGTGGGATCTTGGTCTTGATTATGATCATGGCACAGGACATGGTGTAGGCCATTTATTATGTGTACATGAAGGACCGCAGGTTATATCATCCAAGCAGTCTACAGTACCTCTTGAGGCAGGTATGGTGGTCTCTATTGAGCCTGGCTTTTACAAGGAAGGCGAATACGGTATTCGTCTTGAGAATCTTGTAGCTGTTGAGCAGTGCAATATTCCAGGCTTTACTGATATGCTGTGTTTTGCCCCGCTGACGCTGGTACCTTTTGACTCAAGGCTAATTGTGCGTGAAATGCTCATGGCCAAAGAAAGAGAGTGGCTTAACAACTATCATCAGCGAGTATATACCATGATAAAAACAGCAGGTACCACTATGTCAGACATAGAGATAACCTGGCTCTCTGAGGCATGTAAGGCCATATAG